The Betta splendens chromosome 4, fBetSpl5.4, whole genome shotgun sequence genome contains a region encoding:
- the LOC114853966 gene encoding sialic acid-binding Ig-like lectin 7 isoform X5 codes for MEMVSVLLSVLCVSAALAQCPNKDPDLFITAPKTMEALTGSCLMIPCSFRTKSEDQTISGGTIYGVWIKNDPKFGLNPNNVIYNSSKTVNSYPVTITGNLRQRNCTTLFSALKATYTDMYYFRIENGALKATAPCDPVQINVTDSPQKPRIEISGDLREDVSVTITCSASTPCPHLPPKLTWNLQAEPDNHREENTDGTFTTKIQETITLSDQHDGFTINCSASYPVTEGIKTEETQQTLNVSLAEPNHWRPIVGGVTGVSVFICVVCAIWWLKFKHPSSHEAQTLTGEVLALRNPVRPVEETIHYGELDFSMRRPEPSSDPRQNGAQQNTVYAQVQVSNNSKTQSDDDQENLYTQVKN; via the exons ATGGAGATGGTCAGCGTGTTACTGAGTGtcctctgtgtttcag cagctttgGCTCAGTGCCCCAACAAGGATCCAGATCTCTTCATCACCGCACCAAAAACAATGGAAGCACTGACTGGATCCTGTCTCATGATCCCATGTAGCTTTAGAACTAAATCAGAAGATCAAACCATCAGCGGCGGAACCATCTACGGAGTGTGGATTAAAAATGATCCAAAATTTGGTCTAAACCCAAACAATGTGATCTACAACAGCAGTAAGACAGTTAACAGttatccagtgactatcactgGAAACCTGAGGCAGAGAAACTGCACCACTCTGTTTTCTGCTCTGAAAGCAACATACACAGACATGTACTACTTCAGAATAGAGAACGGAGCACTAAAAGCAACAGCTCCCTGTGATCCTGTTCAAATCAATGTTACAG ATTCTCCTCAAAAACCCAGAATTGAAATCTCGGGTGATCTGAGGGAGGATGTGTCTGTGACTATAACCTGCTCAGCTTCCACTCCCTGTCCACACCTCCCTCCTAAACTCACCTGGAATCTACAAGCAGAGCCTGACAACcacagagaggaaaacacagatggaacCTTCACTACTAAGATCCAGGAGACCATCACTCTGTCAGACCAACATGATGGATTCACCATCAACTGTTCTGCCTCATATCCTGTGACTGAAGGCATCAAGACAGAAGAGACTCAGCAGACTCTCAATGTTTCAT TAGCTGAACCAAATCATTGGAGACCAATAGTTGGAGGAGTCACAGGAGTTTCTGTGTTCATCTGTGTGGTCTGTGCCATTTG GTGGTTAAAGTTCAAGCATCCATCTTCACATGAGGCACAG ACTCTAACAGGTGAAGTCCTGGCTCTTCGTAATCCAGTAAGACCTGTAGAAGAAACTATCCATTATGGAGAGCTGGACTTCTCCATGCGGAGGCCTGAACCATCCTCTGACCCGAGGCAGAATGGTGCACAGCAGAACACCGTGTACGCTCAGGTCCAAGTGtccaacaacagcaaaacacagtcaGATGACGACCAAGAGAACCTCTACACTCAAGTTAAGAATTAG